In the genome of Flavobacterium panacagri, one region contains:
- a CDS encoding transglycosylase domain-containing protein, translating into MLKKSLKIFFGLLIILMLMIALLLSDFNPIYKNEEFVLITKEVQKAQKEDLHSFISIYNKIYKKIEEPNCPCQNTANKITNIHYTSLTKRALYWLKIEKEFSHDECLKFVLVHYDFGYRKIGIKTASKFFFNKSIEELNEREKITLIAMLKNSGLYNPIRNKKGVKNRVDLLERISHNQNK; encoded by the coding sequence ATGCTTAAAAAATCATTAAAAATATTCTTTGGATTACTCATCATTTTAATGCTTATGATTGCTTTGTTGCTAAGTGACTTTAATCCCATTTATAAAAACGAAGAATTTGTACTTATTACCAAAGAAGTACAAAAAGCTCAAAAAGAAGATTTACATTCTTTTATTTCCATCTACAACAAAATATACAAAAAGATAGAAGAACCAAACTGTCCATGCCAAAATACAGCAAATAAAATCACGAATATCCACTATACATCATTAACAAAAAGAGCACTTTATTGGCTAAAGATTGAGAAAGAATTTAGTCATGATGAATGTCTAAAATTTGTCTTAGTGCATTATGATTTTGGGTATCGAAAAATTGGAATAAAAACTGCCTCAAAATTTTTCTTTAACAAAAGTATTGAAGAGCTTAATGAAAGAGAAAAAATAACACTAATTGCAATGCTTAAAAATTCTGGTTTATACAATCCCATTCGAAATAAAAAAGGTGTAAAAAATCGAGTTGATCTACTTGAAAGAATTTCGCACAATCAAAACAAGTAA